The following is a genomic window from Hypomesus transpacificus isolate Combined female chromosome 14, fHypTra1, whole genome shotgun sequence.
CAGCTAGCCGAAGACATCCTAGCAAGTGAAGAAAGACTAGATATCCTCATCAACAACGCAGGTGAAAACTCTTTAAGACCTAATAATTAAAATGCCACAGCAACTGAAACATTTTTAATCGCGACTCATAACTGTTACTTTGGTTTGGTGGTTTTGTTTATAGGTGTCATGAGTTGTCCAAAATGGCAAACTGAAGATGGTTTTGAGATGCAGTTTGGTGTGAATCACTTGGGCCACTTCTTGATGACAAACTGCCTTTTGGATCTACTAAAGAAATCAGCTCCAAGTCGCATTGTCAATGTCTCCAGTTTAGCTCACGAGAAAGGTATTGTCTTTTGTCTTATACGCTGTGTCATTGTACAGTTGGAACAGGATGTGTTTGTGATTATCCAACTGGAATTTAAAGATccattatatatattataatattattCCAGAGATCATACTCTGCAACTTTATTTTTGACAGGTGAAATCCATTTTGATGACATAAATTTAGATAAGGATTATAGTCCCTGGAAAAGCTACCGGCAAAGTAAACTGGCAAATGTTCTCTTCACAAGGGAGCTGGCAAAACGACTTAAAGGTAATTTCAGTCTAATCAAAATCTAGTTATGTAGTCGGTGGTGACAGGCATGCATGATAATTGAAACTTAGATCAAGTCTACCTAACTGAATAATTGTGTGATGCTTTTCCATAGACATAGTTTGAACCCAGTTTGGGACTTGAAATAACTTGTGATTCACAGAAAAAGGGCATGATATCTCCTGCATACAGGCACCGGAGTCACCACCTACTGCCTTCACCCGGGCATCATCCACACTGAACTGGGCCGGCACTTTTGGCCCACCATGCCCCTGTGGAAGAGAGTGCTGTACCAGCCTCTGATGCTGCTAATTAAGTCCCCAACGGAGGGAGCCCAGACCTCCATCTACTGTGCCATAGAGGAGAGCCTGAACAACCAGAGTGGACTCTACTACAGGTCAGACACCATAACTCTGTGGTCCTTACCTTCGTATGTATGACATTGACATTCCCAAGTGGAATCATTTTAAAATAGTTTTTCGTACGTCTACAGTATGTTGTCAGTATCACTGaaatcttcttctttttcttcggGCTGTAGTGACTGTGTCCCTAAAGCAGTGGCCCCACAAGGCCAAGATGATGAAGCTGCTAAGAAGCTGTGGGAGTTGAGTGCTTCCATGGTTGGTCTGCTATGATGAATGGGGAGGGACCCCAGCATAGTCAATAGAGAAGTCACCCGATCAAATGTCAATATAGTCAGCTCATATTATCACCTAAGTACATTGCTCTTAACTTGTGCTTGTGTTAAAGAAATAGGACGTATCTGATAAATGTTTTAGAGACATTTATTCAGAATATACAGCGAACTACATACAAAAATACTATGCATCATATTATGTTAATCATGAGCCTTTTAGACAGAAGAAATGTCTCACAGTTAAATTACATGGAAGCAATATTAACCTTAACTTTGATTGATTGCCATAAAGTGTAAAATGCTATTCTAACTGACAAAGATCAACAATGTCTGTATTGAACAAGAATTACGCTGTTCTGTCATGGAACGGTAATACATCATACTGAACTACATGTGCTTTATTTGACTGTACAAAAGGTTTTAACCTTTGAAGCaacaatatatttttcttttaattTTAATCTCAATATTCAAAGGTGCTGTTTCATATAACTGTACTTGTTATCTGTTACTTAAGGCATACCATTCAGACATGTTTTGTGTATACTCATTAGGTACTACATGGTTTGTGTATAGCTTTGATCATAATGGGCATTGAACCATCAGCACTGAAACACTACACCTTTTGGTTGCATAATGAATGACTATGAATGCTAAACACAACTTCTATAATCCCTATGTTTCTCTTTTCCTGAAGGCACTGTTTACAAGTTTGCTACGAACAGTCAAAACCAATGTCTTACTCAAGCTACAGCACATACAAAAGACGAGGACATTTTCCTTTCTCTACTAAGTCCATTTCCCATGTTGGACTAATGACATACAGTATGCACAGCCAGAGGGCCTGCTGGCTACAAAGGAgccatctgtctgtcttccacATACTGCAGGTGTCAATGAATTAACAAAGAGGAATGGGCCAGATCCTGATGATTATATTTAGAATTATTTGTTATGGTGTTCATTTTCTTCATGAAAAATACATTAATAATTTGTTTAATGGTTTCTGATATCTCATGATGTATTGCTCAGTTTAAATCTGAATTGGTGGTAAATGATTGATAATTAAACAACATCCATAACCATTTCAAATGGAATTTTTCCATCAGGATCAGAAAACTGGCATAAAtgcaacacataaacacagagtgCTCTCACTGCTGGGCCACTTTCTCAAAAGTAGAAAGTTGTTTCATTTGCTCCACTTGCATAGAGTGCCTTCTAATAAGTTTCTTCTTGGTCTGGAGGTTGCCTCTCTTTGGTGAGGTTGGTGCTACTGGAGCTATTGATCTGAATCCTGTAGCCAGAGGAGATGAGGGCTTGCTGCTGGCCCCAATGTCAGggatgggagggttagggttcacGTTGAGAGGGGGCAGGTGGCCAGGACGGGTATGGGAAATGTAGTCCAGCAGCAGAGTCCCTGAGCCCCGCCTTTCAAGTAGGCCAGGGGCGCGGCGGCGGGCTGTgctgggagaggaggtgctCGCGTTGCTGTCCAGAGACTCCCTAGAGCTGGTCAGCAGGGCCAGAGGAGACGTGCTGAGTTTTCTCCGCTCCAGGGGAACTTTTGGAGAGTCTACCACGCCAGAGTCAGAATACAACTGTGAGTCGGAGTCATAGTGATCAGTGCCCAGTCTTCTTCTGTGGACTGTGTCTCTCAGACTAGCAGGTCCACTGGTGTTACTGCCGTCATGCTCGGTTGGGATTGTGCTGCGTCGTGCCAGGGGCTGGTGCTGGCTCAAAGAGCGCTCATACGCCCCTTTGGAAGTTGGTGGGACCGACAATGAAGAAGTCATCTTGGTGGGCTGGTCACTGACCAGAGGGAAAAGCCCCTCCTTGCCATCTACGCTGTTTTGTCTAGACAGAGTTGACCTCTTGGACAGAGACAGTCCATTGATGCCTGTGACGACGTCCTCGTCCGAGGGGGACCTTTTACTCTCCTCGTGAGCCGCTGCTGCGAGAACGGATGGAGCAATCAGCCCCCAGGGCTCGGACTGCAGGCGCTTCAGCTGGGGCAGGCGAGCCCGTTTGGGGTTGGCCAGGCGTCGGGTGGGTGAGGTGGGCCCGTTGGGAAGCTTTGTAGCTGTGCTAGAGGCTGTTTTCAATTTTGTCTGAAAACTGAAGATAGTGTTTTGCTGCTCAGGCAAGGTAAGTGTGGGGGAGGCTCTCAGGTCAATATcagagggagaggtgcagaacgTGGGGGTGCCGCGCTCGTCgagctctggggaggggggcacgtTGAGGTACTGTTTGATGGTTTTGGTCCCTGATGGTGACTTGTCAGTGGTGATGATTATGACCTCTTTACCCTTTGCTTTGCATGCGTCCAGAAGATGCTTGAGGGTCTCCTTATCATCTGCGTTGATAGCATAGACAAGAGCAGATGCCCCactcctgtcctccaggctggGGTCCGCCCCGTTTGTTAGTAGATGAGCGACTACCTCGTGTCCCGCTCTCTGGATGCAGGCATGCATCAGAGCTGTCCTGCCCGCCTTGTCCTGTATATTGGGGTCCGCTTTATTGTCCAACAGGTAATTGACCAACTTTGCCTTGCTCACGCTTTGCTGGTCGCTGTGTTTCGACATACAGGCCACCATAAGCGGGGTCTCTCCGCGTTCGTTGCTCTCGTTGATGTATGCGCCCCCCTCCAGCAGGAGCCTGGTGAGTCTCAGGCGTCGGAGCCATACCGCCTTCAGGAGAGAATTCCCGTCTGTTCGCAGCTCCAGGATGTCTGCCATCGCCCCAGACAACCACAGATATATCCCTCAGTATTAAAAGGCAGTCAAAACCTCCAGCCCTGAGAACAAAATCATTGCATCACAGGGTTTACTCACTGTTAAGCATATCACATGTCAACAACCTTACTGTGTCTACATATTGTTTGTCCCTCTCATTAATGCATCAGTAATCGGCACCTCGTCACTGCCACAAGGAAACAAAGACTTAAGGTGTCTGTACAATTTGCCACTAGGTGGCAGCCTGTGcaagcaaaacttttttttttacacagtagTTGGGTCTTTGATGAGAAGTATGAAGTCGCTACGATGATGAAGTCGCCTTACGTTTTTATCTCTGTGGTGAAGGATTTGAATGAGGAGGTAAAGAACAATAGCCAGTACCCAAGGCATCTAACTTTTCATTCTCAGTTAACGGAACTTTCTTGTAAAACAATGACACAATGATTTTGCTTCGATTACTATCCTGTTATTAGGGACTGGACTAGTGTAGATTAACTGTACTGTTGCTTACTGGAAATCAGGTATGACATGtatgtaaaacaaacacagaagacAGGCTATAATAGTGAAGGCTTTTTCTTGAGAAATATGTATCACAATGCAGATTATATTGGTTGGAGTGAGTGACACTTTGCTGATTTCTAGTTTGATAATCAAGTCTTAATCCAAGTGTTCCATATTTGTAGATATTGCCCTTGGTGGATGACCCAACTGTG
Proteins encoded in this region:
- the LOC124476250 gene encoding retinol dehydrogenase 11-like → MQYGKSLRIFVGRYPKTIALVTITGVGLFAVRRWMSGGVCRSKARLDGKTVLITGANTGIGKETAVDLASRGARVILACRDMTRANQAAEDIRQRSGNGNVIVKKLDLASLQSVRQLAEDILASEERLDILINNAGVMSCPKWQTEDGFEMQFGVNHLGHFLMTNCLLDLLKKSAPSRIVNVSSLAHEKGEIHFDDINLDKDYSPWKSYRQSKLANVLFTRELAKRLKGTGVTTYCLHPGIIHTELGRHFWPTMPLWKRVLYQPLMLLIKSPTEGAQTSIYCAIEESLNNQSGLYYSDCVPKAVAPQGQDDEAAKKLWELSASMVGLL
- the LOC124476247 gene encoding ankyrin repeat domain-containing protein 34C-like isoform X2; amino-acid sequence: MADILELRTDGNSLLKAVWLRRLRLTRLLLEGGAYINESNERGETPLMVACMSKHSDQQSVSKAKLVNYLLDNKADPNIQDKAGRTALMHACIQRAGHEVVAHLLTNGADPSLEDRSGASALVYAINADDKETLKHLLDACKAKGKEVIIITTDKSPSGTKTIKQYLNVPPSPELDERGTPTFCTSPSDIDLRASPTLTLPEQQNTIFSFQTKLKTASSTATKLPNGPTSPTRRLANPKRARLPQLKRLQSEPWGLIAPSVLAAAAHEESKRSPSDEDVVTGINGLSLSKRSTLSRQNSVDGKEGLFPLVSDQPTKMTSSLSVPPTSKGAYERSLSQHQPLARRSTIPTEHDGSNTSGPASLRDTVHRRRLGTDHYDSDSQLYSDSGVVDSPKVPLERRKLSTSPLALLTSSRESLDSNASTSSPSTARRRAPGLLERRGSGTLLLDYISHTRPGHLPPLNVNPNPPIPDIGASSKPSSPLATGFRSIAPVAPTSPKRGNLQTKKKLIRRHSMQVEQMKQLSTFEKVAQQ
- the LOC124476247 gene encoding ankyrin repeat domain-containing protein 34C-like isoform X1 yields the protein MADILELRTDGNSLLKAVWLRRLRLTRLLLEGGAYINESNERGETPLMVACMSKHSDQQSVSKAKLVNYLLDNKADPNIQDKAGRTALMHACIQRAGHEVVAHLLTNGADPSLEDRSGASALVYAINADDKETLKHLLDACKAKGKEVIIITTDKSPSGTKTIKQYLNVPPSPELDERGTPTFCTSPSDIDLRASPTLTLPEQQNTIFSFQTKLKTASSTATKLPNGPTSPTRRLANPKRARLPQLKRLQSEPWGLIAPSVLAAAAHEESKRSPSDEDVVTGINGLSLSKRSTLSRQNSVDGKEGLFPLVSDQPTKMTSSLSVPPTSKGAYERSLSQHQPLARRSTIPTEHDGSNTSGPASLRDTVHRRRLGTDHYDSDSQLYSDSGVVDSPKVPLERRKLSTSPLALLTSSRESLDSNASTSSPSTARRRAPGLLERRGSGTLLLDYISHTRPGHLPPLNVNPNPPIPDIGASSKPSSPLATGFRSIAPVAPTSPKRGNLQTKKKLIRRHSMQVEQMKQLSTFEKVVSQPVVEMDGDEMTRIIWEFIKEKLILSNVDVELKYYDLGLPYRDQTDDQVTIDSAIATKKYHVAVKCATITPDEDRVVEFSLKKMWKSPNGTIRNILGGTVFREPIICKNIPRLVPGWTQPITIGRHAFGDQYRATDFVVDQPGKFKMIFSPADGSTGKEWEVFDFPAGGCGMGMYNTDESITGFAHSCFQYAIGKKWPLYLSTKNTILKAYDGRFKDIFQDVFEKNYKPEFDSLKIWYEHRLIDDMVAQVLKSTGAFVWACKNYDGDVQSDILAQGFGSLGLMTSVLVCPDGKTIEAEAAHGTVTRHYREHQKGRPTSTNPIASIFAWTRGLEHRGKLDGNPDLIKFSQTLERVCVETVESGVMTKDLAGCIHGLANCKLNEHYVNTTDFLDAIKNNLDKALGK